Proteins encoded by one window of Perca fluviatilis chromosome 13, GENO_Pfluv_1.0, whole genome shotgun sequence:
- the LOC120571929 gene encoding procathepsin L-like: MHILCGVLLLVSLVLGHSWSALNKEWEEWKIKHGKVSENQTEIVFRRAVWEKNMQLVLRHNQEASAGKQSFTMGLNHLADMTSEEINEKLNGLKREEPIHFRNGTFKGVSGLSTPQSVDWRKNGLVSPVQNQGLCGSCWAFSSLGALEGQMKKRTGVLVPLSPQNLVDCSTNDGNHGCRGGYISKSFSYIIRNRGVDSERFYPYEHQNGKCRYSVKGKAGYCSNYHILPRGDEKTLQTAVASVGPVAVAVNAMLQSFHLYRGGVYSVPNCNPKFTNHAVLVVGYGTDRGQDFWLVKNSWGTAWGEGGFIRMARNKNNLCGIANFAVYPTL, from the exons ATGCAcattttgtgtggtgtgttgctTTTGGTCTCTCTAGTTCTGGGCCACTCTTGGTCTGCCTTAAATAAAGAGTGGGAAGAGTGGAAAATCAAACATGGCAAAGTTTCTGAAAATCAA ACTGAGATCGTTTTCAGGAGAGCAGTGTGGGAGAAGAACATGCAGTTGGTGTTGAGACACAACCAGGAGGCTTCAGCAGGAAAACAAAGCTTCACAATGGGACTCAATCATCTGGCTGACATG ACATCTGAGGAAATCAATGAGAAGCTGAACGGCCTGAAGCGGGAGGAGCCTATTCATTTCAGAAATGGCACATTTAAGGGCGTGAGTGGCTTATCGACACCTCAGAGTGTGGACTGGAGGAAGAACGGCCTGGTCAGTCCAGTTCAAAACCAG GGGTTATGTGGGTCGTGCTGGGCCTTCAGCTCTTTGGGAGCTCTTGAGGGCCAGATGAAGAAGAGAACAGGGGTCCTTGTTCCCCTGAGCCCACAGAACCTGGTGGACTGTAGCACCAATGATGGAAATCACGGCTGCAGAGGAGGATACATCTCTAAATCCTTCAGCTACATCATCCGCAACCGAGGCGTAGACTCAGAGCGCTTTTACCCCTACGAACACCAG AACGGGAAATGTCGTTATTCTGTCAAGGGAAAGGCCGGCTACTGCTCTAATTATCACATCCTCCCACGGGGAGATGAGAAGACTCTGCAGACTGCAGTGGCATCGGTGGGGCCGGTTGCTGTGGCCGTCAACGCAATGCTGCAATCTTTTCATCTCTACAGAGGAG GTGTATACAGCGTACCCAACTGCAACCCAAAGTTCACAAATCACGCTGTCCTGGTTGTGGGCTATGGCACAGACAGAGGACAAGACTTCTGGCTTGTGAAAAACAG TTGGGGAACTGCGTGGGGAGAAGGAGGCTTCATTCGAATGGCCAGAAACAAGAATAATCTCTGCGGCATTGCCAATTTTGCAGTTTACCCTACCCTATAA
- the LOC120571928 gene encoding cathepsin S-like, with protein sequence MSSDQKMFRSLFLTIVCGFAAAVINSELDRHWEQWKKMHNKVYSHQVEESGRRQIWRENLKMIDVHNLETSLGLDSYELAMNHLGDLTTEEITGTLMGTIVPSDLERGPSNFARVNTSLPPSLDWRDEGLVTEVKMQGSCDSCWAFSAVGALEGQLKKTSGVLMSLSTQNLLDCSIKFGNHGCHSGFMTNAFQYVIKNQGIDSNAAYPYVGKRGPCKYNPRYRAANCSGYTFLPKGDEFALREALASIGPISVAIDATRPKFVFYSHGVYRDHTCTHNVNHGVLAVGYGTEGGQDYWLVKNSWGLHYGEGGYIKMARNRHNQCGIALYACFPFM encoded by the exons ATGTCCTCAG ATCAAAAAATGTTTCGGAGCCTGTTTCTCACCATCGTGTGTGGATTTGCAGCGGCCGTTATCAATTCAGAACTGGATCGACACTGGGAACAATGGAAGAAGATGCATAATAAAGTATATTCTCACCAG GTTGAGGAGTCGGGTCGCAGGCAGATATGGAGAGAGAACTTGAAAATGATTGATGTCCATAACCTGGAAACCTCCCTGGGTTTAGACAGCTATGAGCTGGCAATGAACCACCTGGGAGACCTG ACCACTGAGGAGATCACTGGCACGTTGATGGGCACCATTGTACCCTCTGACCTGGAGAGGGGCCCTTCAAACTTTGCCAGGGTCAACACCTCTCTACCACCATCACTGGACTGGAGGGATGAAGGCCTGGTAACTGAGGTCAAAATGCAG GGGTCTTGTGACTCTTGTTGGGCGTTCAGTGCAGTTGGAGCTCTGGAAGGGCAACTCAAAAAAACTTCAGGCGTCCTCATGTCCCTCAGTACTCAAAACCTGTTGGATTGCTCCATAAAATTTGGCAACCACGGGTGCCACAGTGGCTTCATGACAAATGCCTTCCAATACGTCATTAAAAACCAAGGCATAGATTCTAATGCAGCCTACCCTTACGTTGGCAAG CGTGGTCCATGCAAGTATAACCCACGGTATCGGGCTGCTAACTGCTCGGGCTACACCTTCTTACCAAAAGGGGATGAGTTTGCATTGAGGGAAGCTCTAGCTAGCATCGGCCCCATCTCTGTAGCAATTGATGCCACCAGGCCCAAGTTTGTCTTCTACAGTCATG GTGTGTACAGGGACCACACATGCACCCACAATGTGAACCATGGAGTGCTGGCTGTGGGGTATGGCACTGAGGGCGGACAGGACTACTGGCTGGTCaaaaacag TTGGGGTTTACACTACGGAGAGGGAGGCTACATCAAGATGGCTCGGAACAGACACAACCAGTGTGGCATCGCTCTCTATGCTTGTTTCCCCTTCATGTGA